A portion of the Candidatus Methanoperedens sp. genome contains these proteins:
- a CDS encoding type II toxin-antitoxin system HicB family antitoxin, with protein MEKLHLPIIIEIDEDGYYIVSCPVFKGCHSYGDTVDEAMENIKEVIEMCLEENKVEELNKFVGFRELEVAQNA; from the coding sequence ATGGAAAAATTACATCTGCCAATAATAATTGAAATAGACGAGGATGGTTATTACATAGTAAGTTGCCCTGTATTCAAAGGTTGCCATTCCTACGGTGATACTGTAGACGAGGCAATGGAGAATATAAAAGAAGTCATAGAGATGTGCCTCGAAGAGAATAAAGTCGAAGAGTTGAATAAATTTGTAGGGTTTAGAGAATTGGAAGTTGCTCAGAATGCCTAA